The Coffea arabica cultivar ET-39 chromosome 2c, Coffea Arabica ET-39 HiFi, whole genome shotgun sequence genome includes the window TGCAGTACCCATTTCTTTCTGAGGATAAGAATGTAAGAAGCTGTTATGTACTAGACAAAGGGGATctatttttaactttttctgTAGGCCTTCCTTGTATGCGTGCTTCTTCTCTTCTTCAGCTTTGACTGTGATCTCATCTCTTTCATAGAACTGTAAAATACATCTCATGACAAAATCTACACCCTTTTCCATTTCACACTTGACTGACTGAATTATGATATCATGAGCCATCTGGTTGTAGTGCTGGTAGTTGAGACAGTTGTTGCCGTTGCAGCTAAATGGTTTTACAAAGGCATCTCTAAAGTTTTTCCATACAGTGCTAACTTTTACTCAGGTACTTTAGGCATCATATTTGGTTTTTCATGCAAGGTAACTCGTAGTTATCGGCATACCATAGGTCTTGAGTGCTTGCTTTTGTCCTCAAAAGTATCTCTTGTAGTTTTGCATGAGATATACAAATGCCAAGTCTTCAGTGTAATGCTTCTTCTCGTGGTACTGATGCTTGAGTACATTGGAGTCAAACATTAAGCAATCTTTCCTCATTGAAAAATGCTAATCATCTCCCATTGGACTGTATAATTACGAATGTCCTTCTTGAGGCTTCTGACATGACACCACCTTTAATATAGGATTTGCCATCATTGCTAATACTGTTGATGAagtaattacatttttttttcaggagAGAGGTGAGTTCATTGCAAGTGACAAAATAgattaatttcaaaaaattgttaaatgtgGCTAGTCAAATCATTCAAAAAACCTCCTTGGAGTCTTTATAATCATAATAATCTTCCATGCAAGGAAATTGTAGTTTTATTTAACTTATTCCTTCTACCATGTTGGTAAGAAAGAACATGCTTTGTTCTATATACAAGTTTTTAGGGCTAAAGTGGCTTGTTGCTGTACACCTACTTTTCAGTTTTTCATTAGAAATTCCAGTGCCTTTGTGCTACCTCTCTTGgactcttttgttttttctaccggagaaaagaaaagaagagatgaaGTTAGGAAGGTTAATGTTCTGATTCAGGTAAGTGTAAAAACTAGGTAAAACATAGAAGTTAGGAAGGATGTTTGTAAGCTGTAGTGTTGGCTCCACTATGGATAAGCATTAAGGGTATTACTATGAATATGCCTTATTGTATATGTTTAATGACTTTAAGATGTTGAACTGACTGCTCTTTCCATATCCTTCAACTTCATGTTTTCCAAAAATGCACTTAGTTAACGTCTTCTATTGTATTTTGCAGGGGATTGCAGACACAATGGCATATCTGCAGAAGGAGGGTACTTTGCTTCGAGGAGAGCATAACCTTCTAGCTGAAGCATTTCTGATCATGGCTGCTTCTGCGGGGTATTAACTTAATTTGGGGCCCTATTTATTTTGTTATCCTTGACTGTTTGAGATTTGGTACTTAATGGTACTATTTTGTAAATCCCATGATGCAGAGTTCAACAGCAGCAACAAGTGTTGGCATGGTTGCTTGAACCTTTGAGTAAACAGTGGACACAGGTAGAGTGGCAGGAAGCATATCTGTCTGAACCTGCAGGCTTAGTCCGTCTCTGTGCAGAGACATCATTTATGTGGTCGCTCTTCCACACAGTGACTTTCTTTGAGAGGGCACTGAAGAGAAGCGGTGTCAGAAAAGGCAATTTCAACTTGCAAAATATTTCAACTGCTTTGCATCCAATGGCTTCTCATATATCATGGATGTTGCCTCCTCTCCTTAAAGTAAGCATGTTATGTTAACTGGCTTTTTCCTATATACGCTTTCTTTGTTTatgtaggaaaaaaaaaattgtcatgAAACTGGTGTAATTGTCCATTCcaagatttttattttcttgactttaatACCTAAGTCACCTTTCAAATTTCTGTCTTAGCTGCTGCGTGCTGTACATTCTCTTTGGTCTCCATCTGTTGCTCAAGCATTACCTGCAGAAGTAAAAGGAGCAATGATCATGAGTGATGTTGAAAGAACCAGTCTTCTTGGCGAAGGGAGTCTTAGATTGCCTAGAAGTGCTTTAACATTTTCTGATGGCTCTCAGCTTGATATGCACAAGGAAGGCCATTCAGAGCCCACTGAGATAGATATAAGGAATTGGCTGAAAGGTATCAGGGACAGTGGGTATGTTCACTAATCTTCTGAAACAATGACCTTTGCAATGTAACTGGTATATAAGATCTCAGTAGTTCATTCGGATTGCAATTTACCTTTTAACGACAACTGATTCACTCTAAGTACATAAGAACcttattttttcacttttctgcTTCCTCACTTTATAGTATCACTGAGAGTCTTTACTGAAGCTTAGGCACTTAAGCCATTGACTGCTTCTCTTACTAATTCTTTAAACTTCACCTACTAATTCTTTAAAATACAACCATTTATCGTATGCCGGTAACATAGTTGCATGATCCTTGTGGTTATCTGTCATGAGCTATATTTTGACATCTTATTATTGAGGACATCCATCCAGTATATCACGTTACACATTAGTAGAAGAGGTGTCTAATGCACCCCTTTTTGTGTTAATAATACCTTAATTACTTGGGAATTCTAGAAACAATGGGGGTTTTCATTTTTTGGAATCACAGTATCTTCTTATGTGATAACATTTCTCACTATTTTTGGCATATAACTTCTAATAACATTTGCATTAAGATTGTGGACATTGAGACTGTGCTAAAAAGAAACAGTGTGTGAAAAATGTTTAGTTGTTATTTGAAAAGTGCTTTTTACTGCTGCTTAAAAGGATGGAGCTATGCAAGTTTTCCAATTGTTGGATGGAATTTGGTTTACTCGTATCTATGCCTGCTGTATTAATGCAGTTTCTGGCTCTAGGTATAACGTTCTTGGTTTGTCAGCAACAGTTGAAGAttcttttttcaaatatttggACTCCGATTCCATTGCTTTAGCATTGATGGAAAATATACAATCAATGGAGTTCAGGCATATACGGCAGCTTGTTCACTCAAGTATCATTCCATTAGTGAGGTGCTGTCCTTCAGATTTGTGGGAGGGATGGATGGAAAAGCTTCTGCATCCGTTACTTTTCCATAGTCAGCGGGCACTTAGCAGCTCATGGTCTAGTTTATTGCAGGAAGGTCATGCAAAGGTTCCAGATCTCCATGGTATACCAGCAGGGTCAGACTTAAAAGTGGAAGTAATGGAGGAAAAGCTTCTTCGAGATCTGACTCGTGAGATTTGTTCACTCCTTTCTGTTCTTGCTTCATCAGGACTCAATTCTGGGCTTCCTTCTCTGGAACAGTCTGGGCAGGTTGCCCGAGTTGATGTATCTAATCTTAAAGGTTTAGATGCATTCGTCTCAAGCTCTATGGTTGGGTAAGCATGAAGCATAGTTTTTTTAAGAAAAGTTGCTttgtgttttttgtttttatggGGTTTAGGCTACATGTTATTCTTTGAGCTCTTACTTTTTTCTCTGAAAATTCTGATTTATTTTCAGGTTTTTGTTGAACCACAAAAGCCTTGCTCTGCCTGCTTTGCAGATCAGTTTGGAGGCTTTTAGATGGACAGATGCTGAAGCTGTCACAAAAGTTGCCTTCTTCTGCGGAGCCGTCGTTCTTCTTTCAATTGTAACCAATAACGCAGACATTCAAGAGTTTGTTTGTAAACATTTATTTTCTGCAATCATCCAAGGATTGGCCCTTGAATCCAATGCCATAATCAATGCTGACCTAGTTGGTCTCTGTCGCGAAATCTTCATTTATCTCTCTGATAGAGACCCTGCTCCTAGGGAGGTGAGATTTATTTCCATGCATCTAATGTGTTTGTATCTAGTATTGAGAGTCTAAACAACTTCCTGTCTTAACTTTAAGTGTTTCTGGCTAATTTGTTAAACATATTTGCTTGGATACAGATTTTGCTTTCTCTTCCTTGCATTACCCAACAAGATTTTCTTGCTTTTCAAGAAGCCTTGTCAAAAACAAGTAGTCCCAAGGAGCAGAAGCAGCATATGAAGAGCTTCCTGTTATTAGCTACTGGAAACCAGTTAAAAGCACTAGCTTCTCAGAAAAGTGCAACTGTCATTTCCAATGTTTCAGGTAAGATCACTTTACACATTGGTTCTTTCTCTATTTGCTTCAGTAGTAAATCTTCATGACCTTTGTTTGAACAAATTAATGTGGCCTGCACACAAACCTGCAAGGGGAGGATGAGATAAGTGTTCACTCGGTTAATGTTTACAATTTTTTACCCTGGTCCTTCACTTGGGAGCAATCTATTCTTCTGTGATTTGGTTAGCTGTAGTTGTACATGAATTTAGCCTTAGGTAGGTTGAAAGCAGCCTTGAGATTCTTTGGTATGTTTAAGAGTTGAGTTTCCAACACACTGTAGTTCAATAATCCAATGGCTTCACAGTCATTCTAGTTTTAGTCATATATGGGGCAAGACTCCCATTAACATTGAAAGAAAGGCTGTTATTCTATTGCAGAAGTATTTAATCAACTTCCTATTTCTGGCGCACATAGTTGATTACACTAAAAAGCTTGGTACAAATTCTTACATTTTGCTGATGcttcggcacgcccattccagagGTGTGGTTGAGAGTTAGATTTTGGCAACACAATTATCTTAAGCTATAACTTGTATGTTCAGGGAGACCTCGCAATTTGGGTCCTGCTCCAGAATCCAACCTCACTGATGGGGGGGATGCTATTGGATTGGCTGCAATTATGTAGGAGAATTTTTGGACGCGCGAGATTCTGTACAGAGACGAGTAAACTAACTAGAAAATCATACACCAGTCCTGCTGCAGCTGGAAAGCTGGCCTTTGTTTTTGCTCAAGAGGTCTACTGATCCCCTTTAAATTTGTCTCGACAAAAGCTTAATCTCAGCTTGCTATTGGTAGATTATACCATTTAAATTCCAATATCATGTAGTTGCTTTGTGTATAAATATGCTGACAGTGTAAGTACTTGTGCAAGTTTGATTACTGATGCACAAAAGGGAATGCCTATTGCAAGTTGCATGAACAGCTAGCCATTGAAACATCAATGTTGGAGGACTTGCTCATTGTTACAATCATCAGGAGAAAACAGTAAGCTTGAACCGTATAAAATGAAGCTAATTGTCCGTAGTTGTACAGAATGATGTCGGTTGAGTCATGTTTAACTTGCTAAGCATCAGCTATTTTTAATATGCCGTTCAGTTCAGGTAGTATGTGCCAGGTTTACTAGACAGCAAGACTGTTTATGCATTATGCTACTGGCCATTCATattgtttaaaaattttaccTTTCAGGAGATCAAATCTACCAAAATCAGAAAATCAACCAAACTGCGTGGTAGATGTTGAGTCAGTGAATCATGTGAGAATTTTTTACCAGCCATTTTCATCTcaatttggttttggaattcTGTTTTGTTCCCCCCGTTTCTTTATTCGGGCAAACAAATGAAGCTTTTCTTTGAGCTCAAACAAATAAATCCAAGTTGGAATATAGGTTGAGCTACACAATTTTtccttgccaaaaaaaaaaaaaaaagagtatattATTGGGTTTGAAACAAGGGATCATCCAAGTTTACCCTCTAAACTGACCTACTTAGACGTGGCATAATGGTCATAGTGCCGTCTCTAGATGACAACGTTTTCTCTTGTCAGTCGGATGGTATGTATTTAATATGAAAAGTTCtgtttagttttatcattgttTTATTCCATAACAAACAATTACATGACAGAAAACTATTGGTTAGGAAAAAGAATTTTGTTTGGTTAGTTATCATCTACGGTTAGTAGTTTTAGCATCCTTTTCTACAATCAGTCACTGATTacattcaaatttgaaattttcctGAGCCACAAAAGAGAATTATTATGGGGTTGTTTGCATAATTTATTCCAATTATGGGGTTGTTTCGGCTTCTATTCAAAACTAAGGAACCATTTTTAGGTCATGATATTTGCCAAGGAACAATTAAACCCATTCAAAGAGCCTTAAAATTTGCAAACAAATTCCCAGATAAAAATCAGTTACAAAGATTTTTAGAATGTCTAAATTATGTGTCAGGCATTTTATCAAAGTTAAGAAAATTGTGTGCACCATTATTTCAAAGGTTACAACAGAACCCTCTAGCATATTCAGATCAACATACCCATGTAGTTCGCATatttcaattaaaaatcatTGTGATGTTTAGGGATACCACATCCTTGTGTATTTATGATAGTCAAgacagatgcatcagaattaaGATATGGAAgaatattaaaataaaagataGAATCATCTCATAAACAGTTAGTAAGATTTCATTCTGGAATTTGGTCGGATTCTCAAAGGAATTGTTCTACtattaaaaaggaaattttgtcCATAGAAAT containing:
- the LOC113727507 gene encoding protein HASTY 1 isoform X3, with product MLQHLVRLRWDELNPTEKRNFAKMAVDLMSEMANPSEEWALKSQTAALVAEVVRREGVSLWQELLPSLISLSNQGPTQAEIVSMMLRWLPEDVMVHNEDLEGDRRRLLLRGLTESLPDILPLLYSLLERHFGAALAEASRQQSDIVKQHAATVTATLNAVNAYADCGFLLSSPDFRLHACEFFKFVSPRKRPIDGTSEFDSAMGQIFQVLMHVSRDFLAKSSSSIAMDESEFEFAEYITESMVFLGSSNLQSVAGDAGIVSSYLQQMLGFFQHCKLALHCQSLLFWLALMRDLVSKSKIFPTDNTVEKSNSSSGQADIEKKKILAFVNDDIFNAILDASFQRMLKKEKVHPHSAFLVGTLELWSDDFEGKGDFGQYRSRLLELIRFVASEKPLIAATKISERINAIVKSLLLAPTPAQELATMESMQLPLENVAIAVFDGSNDFGRMPSEVQLALCRIFEGLLQQLLSLKWIEPALVQVLGRYLDALGPFLKHHPDAAGTVINKLFELLTSLPLIVKDPSVSAARHARLQICTSFIRIAKAADKSLLPHMKGIADTMAYLQKEGTLLRGEHNLLAEAFLIMAASAGVQQQQQVLAWLLEPLSKQWTQVEWQEAYLSEPAGLVRLCAETSFMWSLFHTVTFFERALKRSGVRKGNFNLQNISTALHPMASHISWMLPPLLKLLRAVHSLWSPSVAQALPAEVKGAMIMSDVERTSLLGEGSLRLPRSALTFSDGSQLDMHKEGHSEPTEIDIRNWLKGIRDSGYNVLGLSATVEDSFFKYLDSDSIALALMENIQSMEFRHIRQLVHSSIIPLVRCCPSDLWEGWMEKLLHPLLFHSQRALSSSWSSLLQEGHAKVPDLHGIPAGSDLKVEVMEEKLLRDLTREICSLLSVLASSGLNSGLPSLEQSGQVARVDVSNLKGLDAFVSSSMVGFLLNHKSLALPALQISLEAFRWTDAEAVTKVAFFCGAVVLLSIVTNNADIQEFVCKHLFSAIIQGLALESNAIINADLVGLCREIFIYLSDRDPAPREILLSLPCITQQDFLAFQEALSKTSSPKEQKQHMKSFLLLATGNQLKALASQKSATVISNVSGRPRNLGPAPESNLTDGGDAIGLAAIM
- the LOC113727507 gene encoding protein HASTY 1 isoform X4; translated protein: MAVDLMSEMANPSEEWALKSQTAALVAEVVRREGVSLWQELLPSLISLSNQGPTQAEIVSMMLRWLPEDVMVHNEDLEGDRRRLLLRGLTESLPDILPLLYSLLERHFGAALAEASRQQSDIVKQHAATVTATLNAVNAYADCGFLLSSPDFRLHACEFFKFVSPRKRPIDGTSEFDSAMGQIFQVLMHVSRDFLAKSSSSIAMDESEFEFAEYITESMVFLGSSNLQSVAGDAGIVSSYLQQMLGFFQHCKLALHCQSLLFWLALMRDLVSKSKIFPTDNTVEKSNSSSGQADIEKKKILAFVNDDIFNAILDASFQRMLKKEKVHPHSAFLVGTLELWSDDFEGKGDFGQYRSRLLELIRFVASEKPLIAATKISERINAIVKSLLLAPTPAQELATMESMQLPLENVAIAVFDGSNDFGRMPSEVQLALCRIFEGLLQQLLSLKWIEPALVQVLGRYLDALGPFLKHHPDAAGTVINKLFELLTSLPLIVKDPSVSAARHARLQICTSFIRIAKAADKSLLPHMKGIADTMAYLQKEGTLLRGEHNLLAEAFLIMAASAGVQQQQQVLAWLLEPLSKQWTQVEWQEAYLSEPAGLVRLCAETSFMWSLFHTVTFFERALKRSGVRKGNFNLQNISTALHPMASHISWMLPPLLKLLRAVHSLWSPSVAQALPAEVKGAMIMSDVERTSLLGEGSLRLPRSALTFSDGSQLDMHKEGHSEPTEIDIRNWLKGIRDSGYNVLGLSATVEDSFFKYLDSDSIALALMENIQSMEFRHIRQLVHSSIIPLVRCCPSDLWEGWMEKLLHPLLFHSQRALSSSWSSLLQEGHAKVPDLHGIPAGSDLKVEVMEEKLLRDLTREICSLLSVLASSGLNSGLPSLEQSGQVARVDVSNLKGLDAFVSSSMVGFLLNHKSLALPALQISLEAFRWTDAEAVTKVAFFCGAVVLLSIVTNNADIQEFVCKHLFSAIIQGLALESNAIINADLVGLCREIFIYLSDRDPAPREILLSLPCITQQDFLAFQEALSKTSSPKEQKQHMKSFLLLATGNQLKALASQKSATVISNVSGRPRNLGPAPESNLTDGGDAIGLAAIM